A section of the Carassius carassius chromosome 17, fCarCar2.1, whole genome shotgun sequence genome encodes:
- the LOC132160973 gene encoding myosin heavy chain, fast skeletal muscle-like — translation MSGDAEMECFGPAAIYLRKPEKERLEAQNKPFDAKTAYFVTEPKEMYLKGVLKSREGGKATVETLCGKTIKVKEDDIFPMNPPKFDKIEDMAMMTHLNEPTVLYNLKERYAAWMIYTYSGLFCVTVNPYKWLPVYDSVVVTAYRGKKRVEAPPHIFSISDNAYQFMLTDRENQSILITGESGAGKTVNTKRVIQYFATIAVSSAQKKAEPVPGKMQGSLEDQIIAANPLLEAYGNAKTVRNDNSSRFGKFIRIHFGTTGKLASADIETYLLEKSRVTFQLSAERSYHIFYQLCTGHKPELLEALLITTNPFDYPMISHGEITVKSINDVEEFIATDTAIDILGFTAEEKIGIYKLTGAVMHHGNMKFKQKQREEQAEPDGTEVADKIAYLLGLNSADMLKALCFPRVKVGNEFVTKGQTVPQVNNSTMALCKSVYEKMFLWMVVRINEMLDTKQPRQFFIGVLDIAGFEIFDFNSLEQLCINFTNEKLQQFFNHHMFVLEQEEYKKEGIEWEFIDFGMDLAACIELIEKPMGIFSILEEECMFPKATDTTFKNKLHDQHLGKSACFQKPKPTKGKAEAHFSLVHYAGTVDYNIVGWLDKNKDPLNDSVVQLYQKSSMKLLAHLYAAHASAEADTGGKKGGKKKGGSFQTVSALFRENLGKLMTNLRSTHPHFVRCLIPNESKTPGLMENFLVIHQLRCNGVLEGIRICRKGFPSRILYGDFKQRYKVLNASVIPEGQFIDNKKASEKLLGSIDVDHTQYKFGHTKVFFKAGLLGLLEEMRDEKLVILVTMTQALCRGYVMRKEFVKMMERRESIFTIQYNIRSFMNVKHWPWMKLYFKIKPLLKSAETEKEMAAMKENFEKMKEDLTKALAKKKELEEKMVSLLQEKNDLQLQVAAETENLSDAEERCEGLIKSKIQLEAKLKETNERLEDEEEINAELTAKKRKLEDECSELKKDIDELELTLAKVEKEKHATENKVKNLTEELTSQDEVIAKLTKEKKALQEAHQQTLDDLQAEEDKVNTLTKAKAKLEQQVDDLEGSLEQEKKLRMDLERAKRKLEGDLKLAQESIMDLENDKQQSDEKIKKKDFESSQLLCRIEDEQSLGIQLQKKIKELQARIEELEEEIEAERAARAKVEKQRSDLSRELEEISERLEEAGGATAAQIEMNKKREAEFQKLRRDLEESTLQHEATAAALRKKQADTVAELGEQIDNLQRVKQKLEKEKSELKMEIDDLSSSMEAVAKSKTNLEKMCRTLEDQLSEFKTKHDEHVRHINDLGAQKARLQTENGEMGRQLEEKEALVSQLTRSKQAFTQQVEELKRQIEEEVKAKNALAHGVQSARHDCDLLREQYEEEQEAKSELQRGMSKANSEVAQWRSKYETDAIQRTEELEEAKKKLAQRLQDAEESIEAVNAKCASLEKTKQRLQNEVEDLMIDVERANALAANLDKKQRNFDKVLAEWKQKYEESQAELEGAQKEARSLSTELFKMKNSYEEALDHLETLKRENKNLQQEISDLTEQLGETGKTIHELEKGKKSAEMEKSEIQAALEEAEATLEHEESKILRVQLELNQVKGEIDRKLAEKDEEIEQIKRNSQRIIDSMQTTLDAEVRSRNDALRIKKKMEGDLNEMEIQLSHANRQAAEAQKQLRNVQGQLKDAQLHLDEALRAQEDMKEQVAMVERRNNLMQAEIEELRSALEQTERARKVAEQELVDASERVTLLHSQNTSLINTKKKLDADLVQIQGEMEDVVQEARNAEEKAKKAITDAAMMAEELKKEQDTSAHLERMKKNLEVTVKDLQHRLDEAESLAMKGGKKQLQKLEARVRELEGEVEAEQRRSAEAVKGVRKYERRVKELTYQTEEDKKNIIRLQDLVDKLQLKVKAYKRQSEDAEEQANSHLTRFRKVQHELEEAQERADIAESQVNKLRAKSREFGRGKEAEE, via the exons ATGAGTGGGGATGCGGAAATGGAGTGTTTTGGTCCTGCGGCCATCTACCTCCGCAAGCCAGAAAAAGAAAGACTGGAAGCTCAAAATAAACCATTTGATGCCAAAACTGCCTATTTTGTGACTGAGCCCAAGGAGATGTACCTCAAAGGGGTCCTCAAGAGTCGGGAAGGTGGCAAAGCCACAGTGGAAACTCTGTGTGGCAAA ACCATCAAAGTGAAGGAGGATGACATTTTTCCAATGAATCCCCCTAAGTTCGATAAGATAGAGGACATGGCCATGATGACCCACCTCAACGAACCCACTGTGCTGTACAACCTCAAAGAGCGTTATGCAGCATGGATGATCTAT ACCTATTCCGGGTTGTTCTGTGTCACTGTGAACCCCTATAAGTGGCTCCCAGTGTATGATTCTGTAGTTGTGACAGCCTACAGGGGCAAAAAAAGAGTTGAAGCCCCACCTCACATCTTCTCCATCTCTGACAATGCCTATCAGTTCATGCTCACTG ATCGTGAGAATCAGTCTATCCTGATTAC TGGAGAATCTGGTGCAGGAAAGACTGTGAACACCAAACGTGTCATCCAGTACTTTGCGACAATCGCTGTATCATCTGCACAGAAGAAAGCAGAGCCCGTCCCTGGAAAAATGCAG GGGTCGCTGGAAGATCAAATCATTGCAGCCAACCCCTTGCTGGAAGCCTATGGAAATGCCAAGACTGTGAGGAATGACAACTCCTCCCGCTTT GGTAAATTTATCCGAATTCATTTTGGCACCACTGGAAAACTGGCATCAGCTGATATTGAAACTT ATCTGCTGGAAAAGTCCAGAGTAACTTTCCAGTTGTCTGCTGAGAGGAGCTACCACATCTTCTACCAGCTTTGCACTGGCCATAAGCCAGAACTCCTGG AGGCTCTTCTAATCACCACTAACCCATTCGACTATCCGATGATCAGTCATGGTGAGATCACAGTCAAGAGCATCAATGATGTGGAAGAGTTCATTGCAACTGAT ACAGCCATTGATATCCTGGGCTTTACTGCTGAGGAGAAAATAGGCATCTACAAGCTGACAGGAGCTGTGATGCATCATGGGAACATGAAGTTCAAGCAGAAGCAGAGGGAGGAGCAGGCTGAGCCTGATGGAACTGAGG TGGCTGATAAAATCGCTTACCTCTTGGGACTGAACTCTGCTGACATGCTGAAGGCTTTGTGTTTTCCCAGAGTGAAGGTCGGGAATGAATTTGTAACCAAAGGTCAAACTGTTCCTCAG GTGAATAATTCAACCATGGCTCTTTGCAAGTCAGTTTATGAGAAAATGTTCTTGTGGATGGTTGTCCGAATCAATGAGATGCTAGACACCAAACAGCCAAGGCAGTTCTTCATCGGAGTGCTTGACATTGCTGGGTTTGAAATCTTTGAT TTCAACAGCCTGGAGCAGCTTTGCATTAATTTCACAAATGAGAAACTGCAACAGTTTTTCAACCACCACATGTTTGTGCTGGAACAAGAGGAATACAAGAAAGAAGGCATCGAATGGGAGTTCATTGACTTCGGTATGGACTTGGCTGCCTGCATTGAGCTTATTGAAAAG CCAATGGGTATTTTCTCCATCCTTGAGGAGGAGTGTATGTTCCCTAAGGCAACAGACACAACCTTTAAGAACAAGCTGCATGACCAGCATCTTGGTAAAAGTGCATGCTTCCAGAAGCCCAAACCTACCAAAGGCAAGGCCGAGGCCCACTTCTCCTTGGTGCACTATGCTGGAACCGTGGATTACAACATCGTAGGCTGGCTGGATAAGAACAAGGACCCTCTGAACGACTCAGTGGTTCAGCTGTACCAGAAGTCTTCAATGAAACTGCTGGCTCACCTGTATGCTGCTCATGCTTCTGCTGAAG CTGACACTGGTGGCAAAAAGGGTGGGAAAAAGAAGGGCGGCTCCTTCCAAACTGTGTCTGCTCTGTTCCGG GAGAACTTGGGCAAACTGATGACCAACCTGAGAAGCACTCATCCTCATTTTGTGCGTTGCTTAATTCCAAATGAGTCAAAGACTCCAG gtcTTATGGAGAACTTTCTGGTCATCCATCAGTTGCGCTGTAACGGTGTACTGGAGGGAATCAGAATTTGCAGAAAAGGTTTCCCAAGCAGAATCCTCTATGGTGACTTCAAGCAAAG ATACAAAGTATTGAATGCTAGTGTCATCCCTGAGGGTCAGTTCATTGACAATAAGAAGGCTTCAGAGAAGCTTCTTGGCTCCATTGATGTGGATCATACCCAGTACAAGTTTGGACACACCAAG GTGTTCTTCAAAGCTGGGCTTCTGGGTCTTCTTGAGGAGATGCGAGATGAAAAACTTGTTATCCTTGTGACCATGACTCAAGCACTTTGCAGAGGCTATGTTATGAGGAAGGAGTTTGTCAAAATGATGGAGAGAAG AGAGTCCATCTTCACCATCCAGTACAACATCCGCTCATTCATGAATGTGAAACACTGGCCATGGATGAAGCTGTATTTTAAGATCAAGCCTCTGCTCAAGAGTGCAGAGACTGAGAAGGAAATGGCAGCCATGaaagaaaattttgaaaaaatgaAGGAGGATCTTACAAAGGCACTTGCCAAGAAGAAGGAGCTGGAGGAGAAGATGGTTTCCCTGCTGCAGGAGAAAAATGACCTGCAGTTGCAAGTGGCAGCT GAAACAGAGAACCTTTCTGATGCTGAGGAGAGATGCGAAGGACTAATCAAAAGCAAGATCCAGCTGGAGGCGAAACTCAAAGAGACAAATGAAAGACTGGAGGATGAGGAAGAAATCAATGCTGAACTGACAGCCAAGAAGAGAAAACTAGAGGATGAGTGCTCTGAGCTGAAGAAAGACATTGATGAATTAGAGCTTACCTTAGCCAAAGTGGAGAAGGAGAAACATGCCACAGAGAACAAG GTTAAAAACCTTACTGAAGAATTGACATCTCAAGATGAGGTTATTGCTAAGCTGACTAAGGAGAAAAAAGCCCTCCAAGAGGCACATCAGCAGACTCTTGATGATCTCCAGGCAGAGGAGGACAAAGTCAATACTCTGACAAAAGCCAAAGCAAAGCTTGAGCAGCAAGTCGATGAC CTGGAAGGCTCTCTGGAGCAGGAGAAGAAACTCCGTATGGACCTGGAGAGGGCCAAGAGAAAGCTTGAGGGTGATTTGAAACTTGCCCAGGAATCCATAATGGACCTGGAGAATGACAAGCAACAATCAGACGAGAAGATAAAGAA gaagGACTTTGAATCAAGTCAATTGCTGTGCAGGATTGAAGACGAGCAGTCTCTTGGTATTCAGCTCCAGAAGAAGATTAAAGAGCTTCAG GCTCGTATTGAGGAGCTGGAGGAAGAAATTGAGGCAGAACGTGCTGCTCGTGCTAAGGTCGAGAAGCAGAGGTCAGATCTCTCCAGGGAACTTGAGGAGATCAGCGAGAGGCTTGAAGAAGCAGGAGGTGCCACTGCTGCACAGATTGAGATGAATAAAAAACGTGAGGCTGAGTTCCAGAAACTACGCCGTGATCTGGAGGAGTCCACCTTGCAGCACGAAGCGACGGCTGCAGCACTCCGCAAGAAGCAGGCTGACACTGTGGCAGAGCTGGGAGAACAGATTGACAACCTCCAGCGTGTGAAACAGAAGCTGGAAAAAGAGAAAAGTGAGCTTAAAATGGAGATTGATGACTTGTCAAGCAGTATGGAAGCTGTTGCCAAATCAAAG ACAAATCTTGAAAAGATGTGCCGTACACTTGAAGATCAGTTGAGTGAGTTTAAGACAAAGCATGATGAACATGTACGCCACATCAATGATCTAGGTGCTCAAAAGGCAAGACTTCAGACTGAAAATG GTGAAATGGGACGTCAACTAGAAGAAAAAGAGGCTTTAGTTTCTCAGCTGACTCGAAGCAAACAGGCTTTCACTCAGCAGGTTGAAGAGCTGAAGAGGCAAATTGAGGAAGAAGTCAAG GCCAAAAATGCCCTGGCTCATGGTGTCCAGTCAGCACGACATGACTGTGATCTGCTCAGAGAGCAGTACGAGGAGGAACAGGAAGCCAAATCTGAGCTCCAGCGTGGCATGTCAAAGGCCAATAGTGAAGTAGCTCAATGGAGATCCAAATATGAGACTGATGCCATTCAGCGTACTGAAGAGCTTGAGGAAGCAAA GAAAAAGCTTGCTCAGCGTTTACAGGATGCTGAAGAGTCCATTGAGGCTGTGAATGCCAAATGTGCCTCCTTGGAAAAGACTAAGCAGCGACTGCAAAATGAAGTTGAGGATCTCATGATTGATGTGGAGAGAGCAAATGCTTTGGCTGCCAACCTTGACAAGAAACAAAGGAACTTTGATAAG GTCTTAGCAGAATGGAAGCAGAAGTATGAGGAAAGCCAGGCAGagttggaaggagcccagaaggagGCTCGTTCTCTTAGTACAGaacttttcaaaatgaaaaattctTATGAGGAGGCTTTGGACCACTTGGAGACTCTGAAAAGGGAAAACAAGAACCTTCAAC AGGAGATCTCAGATTTGACTGAGCAGCTTGGTGAAACTGGAAAGACTATTCATGAGCTGGAAAAAGGAAAGAAATCTGCTGAAATGGAAAAATCTGAAATCCAAGCCGCACTTGAAGAAGCTGAG GCAACCCTAGAGCATGAAGAATCAAAGATTCTTCGTGTTCAGCTTGAGCTGAACCAAGTAAAAGGGGAGATTGATCGGAAATTGGCTGAGAAGGATGAGGAGATTGAACAGATCAAGCGAAACAGCCAGAGAATCATTGATTCCATGCAGACCACCCTGGATGCTGAAGTCAGAAGCAGAAATGATGCTCTGAGAATTAAGAAGAAGATGGAAGGAGACCTCAATGAGATGGAGATTCAGTTGAGCCATGCAAATCGCCAGGCTGCTGAAGCTCAGAAACAGCTCAGGAACGTCCAGGGACAACTGAAG GATGCTCAACTCCATCTTGATGAAGCTTTAAGAGCACAAGAGGACATGAAAGAGCAGGTTGCTATGGTTGAACGCAGAAACAACCTTATGCAGGCTGAGATTGAGGAGCTGAGATCTGCTCTGGAGCAGACAGAGAGAGCTCGCAAAGTAGCTGAGCAGGAACTGGTGGATGCCAGTGAGCGAGTGACTCTCCTACACTCCCAA AATACCAGTCTTATTAACACCAAGAAGAAATTGGATGCAGATCTTGTTCAGATTCAAGGTGAGATGGAAGATGTAGTCCAGGAAGCACGCAATGCTGAAGAGAAGGCAAAGAAAGCAATAACTGAT GCTGCCATGATGGCAGAAGAGCTGAAGAAAGAGCAGGATACAAGTGCTCATCTTGAAAGGATGAAGAAGAACCTGGAAGTTACAGTCAAAGACCTGCAGCACCGTCTGGATGAGGCTGAGAGTTTGGCCATGAAGGGAGGAAAGAAGCAGCTCCAGAAACTGGAGGCTAGG GTTCGTGAGCTGGAGGGTGAAGTTGAAGCGGAGCAGAGACGGAGTGCTGAAGCGGTGAAAGGTGTCCGCAAATATGAAAGAAGAGTGAAGGAACTGACTTATCAG ACTGAAGAAGATAAGAAGAATATTATCAGACTGCAAGACCTTGTGGACAAACTTCAACTGAAAGTCAAGGCCTACAAGAGACAGAGTGAAGATGCT GAGGAACAGGCCAACAGTCACCTGACCAGGTTCAGAAAGGTGCAGCATGAGCTGGAGGAAGCTCAGGAGAGAGCTGACATTGCTGAGTCCCAGGTCAACAAGCTGAGAGCTAAAAGCCGTGAATTTGGGAGG GGTAAAGAGGCTGAGGAATGA